Proteins from one Microcoleus sp. bin38.metabat.b11b12b14.051 genomic window:
- a CDS encoding gluconokinase: MIVMVMGVSGSGKTTVGKLLAESLNWDFSDADDFHPPANIDKMSRGIPLEDGDRLPWLLQLQATIDRWLLENKNVVLACSALKASYREMLCRDKQRMKIVYLKGDFDLFATRLKNRENHYMKVDLLSSQFATLEEPKDAIIIDASQQLEVMVHQIQNHLTCD, encoded by the coding sequence ATGATTGTGATGGTGATGGGAGTCTCGGGTTCGGGTAAAACTACTGTTGGCAAGTTGCTAGCGGAATCTCTGAATTGGGATTTTAGCGATGCCGATGATTTTCACCCGCCAGCGAACATCGATAAAATGAGTCGGGGCATTCCTTTAGAAGATGGCGATCGCCTGCCTTGGCTGTTGCAATTGCAAGCTACAATAGACAGGTGGCTGTTGGAAAATAAAAATGTGGTGTTAGCTTGTTCTGCTTTAAAAGCATCTTACCGCGAAATGCTCTGCCGAGACAAGCAGCGGATGAAAATAGTTTATCTCAAAGGTGATTTTGATCTATTCGCAACCCGCTTAAAAAATCGCGAAAATCACTACATGAAAGTAGACTTGCTGTCAAGTCAGTTCGCTACTCTCGAAGAACCAAAAGATGCAATTATTATAGATGCTTCCCAGCAATTAGAGGTAATGGTGCACCAGATTCAAAATCATCTGACCTGTGATTAA